The following are encoded in a window of Brevibacillus sp. DP1.3A genomic DNA:
- a CDS encoding aminotransferase class I/II-fold pyridoxal phosphate-dependent enzyme, which yields MKMETKLIQAGVGRDEKTGAVSFPVYYATAYRHPALGQSTGYDYTRTANPTRTILEETIAEAESGDAGFACASGMAAVHTVMGLFSQGDHLIVSLDLYGGTYRLFEQVLSRYGLTFSYVDLRDIRALNDAIRPDTKAIFVETPTNPLMQITDIRAVTQLAKQHGLLTIVDNTFLTPYCQRPLELGADIVLHSATKYLAGHNDVLAGLIVTKGEELSEKIRFLHNSIGAVLGPQDCWLLVRGMKTLALRMERHQSNALIVAEKLREHPAVAEVFYPGLPEHPGHEIQVNQATGHSGMVSFRVRDAEQVGLFLQNLQIVSFAESLGGVESLCTYPATQTHADIPQEVREHVGVCDRLLRLSVGIEHPDDVVADLFQALNASLVVGGSVR from the coding sequence ATGAAAATGGAAACGAAATTGATTCAGGCGGGCGTAGGCAGAGACGAAAAAACAGGGGCGGTGAGCTTTCCTGTTTACTATGCAACGGCTTATCGCCATCCTGCCTTGGGTCAGAGCACTGGATATGATTATACACGCACAGCTAATCCTACTCGCACCATTTTGGAGGAGACTATCGCTGAAGCGGAATCAGGGGATGCAGGATTTGCTTGCGCCTCAGGAATGGCTGCTGTTCATACTGTCATGGGTTTGTTTTCCCAAGGGGATCATCTGATCGTTTCACTCGATCTGTACGGGGGAACCTATCGATTGTTCGAGCAAGTGCTCTCTCGTTACGGTCTGACGTTTTCGTACGTGGATTTGCGTGACATTCGTGCACTCAATGATGCGATTCGCCCGGATACAAAGGCCATCTTCGTCGAGACGCCAACCAATCCGCTCATGCAGATTACTGATATTCGAGCAGTAACACAATTGGCGAAACAGCACGGGCTCCTAACGATTGTAGACAACACATTCTTAACCCCGTATTGTCAACGCCCACTAGAGCTTGGTGCAGATATCGTCCTACATAGTGCAACCAAGTATTTGGCAGGACATAACGATGTGCTGGCGGGACTCATCGTAACAAAAGGAGAAGAGTTGTCGGAAAAAATCCGGTTTTTGCACAATTCAATCGGTGCTGTACTTGGACCGCAAGATTGTTGGCTTCTCGTTCGCGGGATGAAAACATTGGCATTGCGGATGGAGCGCCACCAATCCAATGCCTTGATTGTAGCGGAAAAGTTGCGTGAGCATCCGGCAGTGGCGGAGGTATTTTATCCAGGTCTGCCAGAGCATCCGGGACATGAGATCCAGGTGAATCAAGCGACTGGGCATAGTGGGATGGTATCGTTCCGCGTACGTGATGCAGAGCAGGTGGGATTGTTCCTGCAAAATCTGCAAATCGTGTCCTTTGCAGAAAGTCTGGGTGGTGTCGAGTCATTGTGTACGTATCCGGCGACGCAGACTCACGCCGATATCCCGCAAGAAGTCAGAGAGCATGTCGGTGTTTGTGATCGATTGTTGCGACTGTCGGTTGGCATCGAGCATCCAGATGATGTCGTAGCCGATTTGTTTCAGGCCTTGAATGCTAGTTTGGTCGTAGGGGGGAGTGTACGATGA
- a CDS encoding PLP-dependent aspartate aminotransferase family protein, with protein sequence MNFATKLLHGSTCIDPFTGASSVPIYQASTFHQADIDQPGTFDYARSGNPTRQALEEAIASLEGGARGFAFSSGMAAISSVFMLFSAGDHVVVAEDVYGGTFRFLTKVLSRMGISVTFVDATDTEAVRAAITPATKGVYLETPSNPTLKVTDIAAVSRIAKEHGLLVIVDNTFLTPYYQRPLELGADVVIHSATKFIGGHSDVVAGLAVTREAALGEQLYFIQNGMGAILGVQDCWLVMRGLKTLKARLDVSTKTAASLADWLSSHPEVSRVYYTGLEDHPGHLIQTQQATGHGAVLSFDVGSRERAKALFDRVKLPIVAVSLGAVETILSYPATMSHAAMPVEERAARGITDGLIRLSAGLEDFDDLVADLKQALDHLPSEAPVHKEKEVFSRA encoded by the coding sequence ATGAATTTTGCAACCAAGCTCCTCCACGGTTCGACTTGCATTGACCCGTTCACAGGTGCGTCGTCGGTTCCAATTTATCAGGCTTCCACGTTTCATCAGGCTGATATCGATCAGCCAGGTACATTCGATTATGCCAGATCAGGCAATCCGACCAGGCAGGCTTTGGAGGAAGCCATTGCGTCTCTGGAGGGAGGCGCACGTGGTTTCGCGTTCTCATCTGGCATGGCTGCCATTTCCAGCGTGTTCATGTTGTTTTCAGCTGGAGACCATGTAGTAGTGGCGGAAGATGTATACGGTGGCACGTTTCGGTTTTTGACCAAGGTATTGTCGAGAATGGGCATCTCCGTTACGTTCGTGGATGCAACAGATACAGAAGCCGTTCGTGCGGCCATTACACCGGCAACGAAAGGGGTTTACCTGGAGACCCCCTCCAATCCCACCTTAAAGGTGACAGATATTGCAGCGGTTTCTCGTATCGCGAAGGAGCACGGCTTGCTCGTCATTGTCGATAATACATTCCTTACACCGTATTACCAGCGGCCATTGGAGCTTGGCGCAGATGTGGTCATTCATAGTGCAACGAAGTTTATCGGAGGGCATAGCGACGTCGTGGCAGGTCTGGCTGTGACCAGAGAAGCTGCGTTAGGGGAGCAGCTCTACTTTATCCAGAATGGCATGGGAGCGATTTTGGGTGTGCAGGACTGCTGGCTCGTGATGCGTGGGCTCAAAACATTGAAGGCCCGATTGGATGTCAGTACGAAAACAGCCGCGAGCTTGGCTGACTGGTTGTCTTCGCATCCAGAGGTAAGCCGAGTCTACTATACAGGACTGGAGGATCATCCTGGTCACCTGATTCAAACACAACAAGCGACTGGTCATGGGGCTGTTCTTTCTTTTGATGTAGGGAGCCGCGAGCGAGCAAAAGCGTTGTTTGATCGCGTAAAATTGCCGATTGTGGCTGTTAGCCTCGGGGCAGTGGAAACGATTCTCTCCTACCCAGCTACGATGTCACATGCAGCGATGCCTGTTGAGGAAAGAGCTGCAAGGGGAATTACAGATGGTTTGATCAGGCTGTCAGCTGGTTTGGAGGATTTCGATGACTTGGTGGCAGATTTGAAGCAAGCTTTGGATCATTTGCCATCTGAAGCACCCGTCCATAAAGAAAAAGAGGTATTCTCCCGGGCTTAA
- a CDS encoding YhcN/YlaJ family sporulation lipoprotein, translated as MPVKRIMIFCLGFSLLLTACMSGNKPPANQAAQPKHATHTQRVQQTAPKPAYNQSSQATADRLVQLATRVKRVHSATAVVLGKYAVVGITVDPNLDRPEVGVIKYTVAEALKEDPQGANAVVTADPAVVQRLREMRDDIRRGHPVAGITEELADIVGRIIPQLPRSVQPREETPAQVKEKRMHKEPQGQNKINANRTGTP; from the coding sequence ATGCCTGTGAAACGGATCATGATCTTCTGCCTCGGTTTTAGCTTGTTGCTTACAGCATGCATGTCGGGCAATAAACCACCGGCGAATCAGGCTGCACAGCCGAAGCATGCCACTCATACTCAACGCGTTCAGCAAACAGCTCCTAAGCCTGCTTATAATCAATCTTCGCAAGCTACCGCTGATCGTCTGGTCCAACTGGCAACACGTGTGAAAAGAGTACACAGCGCGACTGCTGTGGTCTTGGGCAAATATGCCGTAGTTGGTATTACTGTGGACCCGAATCTGGATCGCCCAGAAGTTGGCGTCATTAAGTATACGGTTGCGGAGGCACTGAAAGAAGACCCTCAAGGAGCGAACGCTGTCGTAACCGCAGACCCCGCCGTCGTACAACGGTTACGGGAGATGAGAGATGATATTCGCCGCGGTCATCCTGTTGCCGGAATTACGGAAGAGTTAGCGGATATCGTAGGTCGGATCATACCGCAACTACCGCGCAGTGTGCAGCCTCGCGAAGAAACACCTGCTCAAGTAAAAGAAAAACGCATGCACAAAGAGCCGCAAGGACAAAACAAGATCAACGCAAATCGTACAGGAACACCTTAA
- a CDS encoding PhoH family protein, whose product MKKIYVLDTNVLLQDPRAMFSFADNEIVIPAVVLEEIDSKKRYMDEIGRNARYVSRLFDSFRELGQLHTGITLETGGLFRVELNHSSFHRLQKQFTEMSNDNRILAVALNLQEEENGKPQPRPVILVSKDALMRVKADALNISAEDFLSDRVVGEFSSIYPGYQKMMVASDIIKAYYATRKLQLASCFPRYRFYPHQFLVLKDECNPSISAIGKVDSDGKMLEMLVSDDDPIWGIRARNVQQRMATELLLRDDIPLVTMTGKAGTGKTLLALAAGLLQIEDQQKYKKLLVARPIVPLGKDIGYLPGEKEEKLRPWMQPIYDNLEYLFNTKRPGDLDKILAGMGSLQVEALTYIRGRSIPEQFIIIDEAQNLTKHEVKTILTRVGDGSKIVLMGDPEQIDHPYLDESNNGLTYVVEVFKDQKLAGHIQLEKGERSVLAQLAADLL is encoded by the coding sequence TTGAAGAAAATCTACGTACTGGACACAAACGTACTCCTGCAAGATCCTAGGGCGATGTTTTCTTTCGCTGACAATGAAATTGTCATACCAGCTGTCGTATTAGAAGAAATCGATTCCAAAAAGCGGTACATGGATGAAATTGGCCGCAATGCTCGGTACGTATCTCGGCTCTTTGACAGTTTTCGTGAGCTGGGGCAATTGCACACTGGCATTACCCTAGAAACAGGTGGGTTGTTTCGGGTGGAACTGAATCATTCCTCTTTCCACCGCCTTCAGAAACAATTCACGGAAATGAGCAATGACAACCGCATTTTGGCGGTCGCACTAAACTTACAGGAGGAGGAAAACGGAAAACCACAGCCAAGGCCAGTCATTTTGGTAAGTAAGGATGCTCTTATGAGGGTCAAGGCGGATGCATTGAATATTTCCGCAGAGGATTTTCTTTCGGATCGAGTTGTGGGGGAGTTCTCCAGTATTTACCCGGGGTATCAGAAGATGATGGTAGCGTCCGACATCATCAAGGCTTACTACGCGACAAGAAAGCTGCAGCTGGCCTCCTGCTTTCCACGCTATCGCTTTTACCCTCATCAATTTTTAGTGCTGAAGGATGAATGTAACCCATCTATTTCAGCGATTGGAAAAGTCGACTCGGACGGAAAAATGTTAGAAATGCTTGTGTCAGATGATGATCCGATTTGGGGCATCCGAGCCCGTAACGTGCAGCAACGGATGGCAACCGAATTGCTGCTGCGAGATGATATTCCTTTAGTAACCATGACCGGGAAGGCCGGTACAGGAAAAACCTTGCTGGCATTAGCAGCGGGCCTGCTGCAAATCGAGGACCAGCAAAAATACAAAAAACTGTTAGTGGCAAGACCTATCGTTCCGCTTGGAAAAGACATCGGTTATTTACCCGGCGAAAAAGAAGAAAAGCTTCGACCGTGGATGCAGCCGATTTATGATAATTTGGAATATTTATTTAACACAAAGCGCCCAGGTGATCTCGATAAAATTTTGGCAGGCATGGGTAGTTTGCAGGTGGAAGCTTTGACGTATATTCGTGGGCGCTCCATCCCAGAACAATTTATTATCATTGATGAAGCCCAAAACTTGACAAAGCATGAAGTGAAGACGATCCTGACGAGGGTGGGGGACGGTTCGAAAATTGTGCTAATGGGTGATCCTGAGCAGATCGATCATCCGTATCTGGATGAGAGCAACAACGGTTTAACCTACGTGGTAGAAGTATTTAAAGATCAAAAGCTAGCAGGACATATCCAGTTGGAAAAAGGCGAACGGAGTGTGCTCGCACAGCTGGCCGCAGATTTATTGTAA
- a CDS encoding DinB family protein produces the protein MQDFSFVWNQYDLIRGMFLARLTEITEEEAEVVPVGFKNNIRWNIGHILLTQDYLLFGPEGMKCPPHYAAMFAPGTKPADWQKEGPSLEALATELKEQHVRIKEELHSRLNDPLPKPFELGDKGTMHTYGEMMVFNLFHEGMHIGCISSLRNAVAAAK, from the coding sequence ATGCAGGACTTTTCTTTTGTATGGAATCAGTACGACTTGATTCGCGGAATGTTTTTGGCGAGATTGACGGAAATAACCGAGGAAGAAGCAGAGGTGGTTCCAGTTGGCTTTAAAAACAACATTCGCTGGAATATTGGTCATATTCTTCTGACACAAGATTACTTGCTCTTCGGACCAGAAGGAATGAAATGTCCTCCGCATTACGCAGCCATGTTCGCTCCAGGAACCAAGCCTGCTGATTGGCAAAAAGAAGGGCCTTCCCTCGAAGCCTTAGCTACCGAGCTAAAGGAACAGCATGTGCGAATCAAAGAAGAATTGCATTCCCGATTGAATGATCCATTGCCAAAACCGTTTGAACTAGGCGACAAAGGCACTATGCATACTTATGGGGAAATGATGGTTTTCAATCTTTTCCATGAAGGAATGCACATCGGATGTATTTCGTCATTGCGAAATGCGGTCGCAGCTGCTAAATAA
- a CDS encoding MBL fold metallo-hydrolase: MTNQNLTIESYALGAFQTNAYVVTNTDTNQTIVIDPGMEPDQLLRALENKNVVAILLTHAHLDHIGGLNQVRELTKASVYIHPLEQDWLTNPDLNGSRRWNLPELIVCERAEHELEDGQTLELAGFHIQVLHTPGHSPGSCSFVIGQHCFGGDVLFNQSIGRTDLFGGDYETLMISIQDQLFELDDETIVYPGHGPKTTIDYEKTYNPFVTGMLR, encoded by the coding sequence ATGACGAATCAAAATCTTACCATTGAATCTTATGCGTTGGGAGCATTTCAAACCAATGCGTATGTGGTGACAAACACCGATACCAACCAAACCATTGTGATTGACCCGGGCATGGAGCCAGATCAGTTGCTCCGCGCACTCGAGAATAAAAATGTTGTTGCCATTCTTCTGACCCATGCCCACTTGGATCATATTGGTGGTCTCAACCAAGTAAGAGAATTGACAAAAGCATCGGTTTACATTCATCCACTGGAGCAGGACTGGCTCACGAACCCTGATCTCAACGGATCTCGACGCTGGAATCTGCCTGAACTCATCGTATGTGAGCGGGCCGAGCACGAGTTGGAGGATGGTCAGACGCTGGAATTGGCAGGTTTTCACATTCAGGTTTTGCATACGCCAGGTCATTCACCAGGCAGCTGTTCCTTTGTAATTGGCCAGCACTGCTTCGGTGGTGACGTTCTGTTTAACCAGAGCATCGGGCGTACGGATCTCTTCGGAGGAGATTACGAGACACTGATGATCAGTATCCAGGATCAACTGTTTGAGCTCGATGATGAAACCATTGTTTATCCAGGACATGGACCGAAGACGACGATCGACTATGAGAAAACGTACAACCCGTTTGTCACAGGCATGCTTCGTTAA
- a CDS encoding CapA family protein: MKRTWKWALILVIACTSLVGCAAPIAQADKTNQAPNVKAPDPETPPQTAPNHQETQPPPLPSRFPEQRISLLAVGDIMMHQEQLDAVWDPATKSYDFKRFFPNVIPMFREADWVIGNLETTMSGSKEKYSGYPMFNSPESLAHTLKEIGFTAVSTANNHSMDRKEQGVLQTIKYLDEAGLPHTGTFASSEDRDEPLLLTKDGFTLALLSYTYGTNGIAIPEGKPYLVNLISPALMKKDIARAREKGADLVAVALHFGNEYQRMPSPEQIKSAEQALTFGADLILGAHPHVVQPYEWKTVTLEDGRQHKGLITYSLGNFISAQRWDYKDVGAILKLVLYKNESGEASIESAEMIPTYVHFYRKNNKRNYVIYPVSETLEKLKQGQKYPTLTKEAIQYMTQLQKEMPAHVNKVVSKKKAS, translated from the coding sequence ATGAAGCGAACATGGAAATGGGCACTCATTCTCGTTATCGCCTGCACGAGTCTGGTTGGGTGTGCGGCACCCATCGCCCAAGCAGATAAGACGAACCAAGCTCCCAACGTGAAAGCGCCTGATCCCGAAACACCACCGCAGACAGCGCCCAATCATCAGGAGACACAACCTCCGCCTTTGCCATCAAGATTTCCGGAACAGCGCATCTCCCTTCTTGCCGTTGGTGATATCATGATGCATCAGGAGCAGTTGGATGCCGTTTGGGACCCAGCGACGAAAAGCTATGATTTTAAACGATTCTTCCCGAATGTCATCCCGATGTTCCGCGAGGCAGACTGGGTCATCGGCAATCTTGAGACAACGATGAGCGGTAGCAAGGAAAAATACTCAGGCTATCCGATGTTTAATTCTCCTGAGTCGCTTGCACATACGTTGAAGGAAATTGGATTTACTGCGGTATCGACAGCGAATAACCATTCGATGGACCGCAAAGAACAAGGGGTTCTGCAAACCATCAAATATCTCGATGAAGCCGGTCTTCCGCACACGGGAACGTTCGCAAGTTCCGAGGATCGAGATGAGCCCTTGTTGTTGACCAAGGACGGATTCACACTAGCCTTGCTATCGTATACGTACGGAACGAATGGAATCGCGATTCCAGAAGGCAAGCCGTATCTGGTCAATCTGATTTCGCCTGCGCTGATGAAAAAAGACATCGCACGGGCAAGAGAAAAAGGAGCCGATCTGGTTGCAGTAGCGCTTCATTTCGGAAATGAGTATCAACGCATGCCCAGTCCTGAACAAATCAAGAGCGCCGAGCAAGCTCTAACATTTGGAGCGGATTTGATTTTGGGTGCGCATCCACATGTGGTACAACCTTATGAATGGAAGACGGTTACCCTCGAAGATGGACGTCAACACAAAGGACTGATCACCTACTCTTTGGGTAATTTCATCTCTGCGCAGCGTTGGGACTACAAGGATGTTGGCGCTATCCTGAAGCTCGTGCTGTACAAAAATGAATCAGGAGAGGCCAGCATCGAAAGTGCTGAAATGATTCCGACTTACGTTCATTTTTATCGGAAAAATAACAAGCGCAACTATGTCATTTACCCGGTGTCAGAAACATTGGAAAAGCTGAAGCAGGGACAGAAATACCCTACGCTGACGAAAGAAGCTATCCAGTACATGACACAATTGCAGAAGGAAATGCCGGCTCATGTCAATAAGGTTGTCTCCAAGAAAAAAGCCAGCTAA
- a CDS encoding class I SAM-dependent methyltransferase yields MTMIELIREEIASQPGKAITFARFMELALYHDTFGYYMVEQPKVGKAGDFYTSASVHPVFAETIADAVLALWEKADITSPVLVEIGGGTGAVCRHLLERVRESRPEVYKELTVILIEASPYHRKMQQEALQWHEGPKRWYSSVNEAAKHEKIEGVIFSNEWLDAFPVHIVEKTRSGWQEVWVRVGEDGLEEYLGEMTPALGEYLRELNLKLPIGMRIEINMAMEQAAQEVSGLLKKGFVITIDYGDLQEELYHPSRKNGTLMCYHRHQAHTNPYINIGEQDLTTHVNFSAWKQHGEKAGLREIDYMRQDRFLMRNGLLHKAVAHMDTDPFTSVAMKRNRAIQQLIDPAGLGGRFWVMVQEKGTRE; encoded by the coding sequence ATGACGATGATTGAACTGATTCGCGAGGAAATAGCAAGCCAACCAGGGAAAGCGATTACGTTCGCGCGCTTTATGGAGTTGGCCCTCTATCATGACACTTTTGGATATTATATGGTCGAACAACCCAAAGTAGGTAAAGCGGGAGATTTTTATACGAGTGCATCGGTGCATCCTGTCTTTGCGGAAACAATCGCAGATGCAGTCTTGGCATTATGGGAGAAGGCGGATATCACTTCGCCTGTGCTCGTTGAGATCGGTGGGGGAACCGGAGCTGTTTGCCGTCACCTGCTGGAGCGCGTCCGTGAGAGCAGGCCAGAGGTATACAAAGAGCTGACGGTCATTTTGATAGAGGCGAGTCCGTATCACCGGAAAATGCAGCAGGAGGCGCTCCAGTGGCACGAGGGTCCGAAGCGTTGGTACTCTTCCGTGAATGAAGCTGCCAAGCATGAAAAAATAGAAGGGGTTATTTTCTCGAATGAATGGCTGGACGCATTTCCGGTACATATAGTGGAGAAAACCAGATCCGGCTGGCAGGAAGTGTGGGTGCGTGTTGGTGAGGACGGGCTGGAAGAGTATCTAGGGGAGATGACACCAGCTCTAGGGGAATATTTGCGTGAGCTGAACTTGAAGCTGCCAATCGGAATGCGGATCGAGATAAATATGGCGATGGAGCAAGCTGCACAAGAAGTTTCCGGCCTATTGAAAAAAGGGTTCGTCATCACGATTGATTACGGTGATCTGCAAGAAGAGCTTTACCATCCCAGTCGGAAAAACGGAACACTGATGTGCTACCATCGTCATCAGGCTCATACGAATCCGTATATCAACATAGGTGAACAAGACTTGACGACACATGTGAATTTTTCTGCGTGGAAGCAGCATGGAGAAAAGGCGGGTTTACGGGAAATAGACTATATGAGACAGGATCGGTTTTTGATGCGGAATGGCTTGCTTCATAAAGCGGTCGCGCATATGGATACAGACCCTTTCACGAGCGTTGCGATGAAACGGAATCGAGCGATCCAGCAGTTGATTGATCCTGCTGGCTTGGGTGGGCGTTTTTGGGTCATGGTCCAAGAGAAAGGCACCCGGGAGTAA
- a CDS encoding DUF2626 domain-containing protein, with translation MDRMYRVLGFWTIVIALMAFWAELYPMALIFFSLTAFFVALSYMNLTERVYLNIFFGFMFLSFVGFTYYTFFVMPVGPQEHAFLQLIM, from the coding sequence ATGGATCGTATGTATCGCGTTCTTGGTTTCTGGACCATCGTGATCGCGTTGATGGCGTTTTGGGCAGAATTGTACCCGATGGCGCTCATCTTCTTCAGTTTGACTGCTTTCTTTGTAGCGCTGAGCTATATGAACCTGACTGAACGAGTATACCTAAACATTTTCTTCGGCTTCATGTTCCTGTCTTTTGTTGGATTCACGTATTACACATTCTTCGTGATGCCTGTTGGCCCACAAGAACACGCTTTTCTACAATTGATCATGTAA
- a CDS encoding metalloregulator ArsR/SmtB family transcription factor, whose translation MDHDAQKLTSALADPTRFSIYQFVAYSKDPITVQDIADHFSIHPNVARLHLTKLEDVNLLTAVTDKSGKGGRPSRLYSLSEQVVSLQFPPRDYQLLADIAIESLLSLGEAGEAALIKMGHRIGTEMAKRAVVQSGINLEIASMEEKLDLVHRIVVAQGLKPDIEAMDEGKLRFRVNNCTFSDSAQKYPNAVCQMHNALLMGIFETYLGNIELREDDSKIRGCQSCNYTVIQY comes from the coding sequence ATGGACCACGATGCGCAAAAGTTAACCAGTGCTTTAGCTGACCCCACCCGTTTTTCCATTTACCAATTTGTCGCCTACAGTAAAGATCCCATCACGGTTCAGGATATAGCTGATCACTTCTCTATCCACCCTAATGTGGCACGCTTGCATTTGACGAAGTTAGAGGACGTGAATTTACTCACTGCTGTTACAGACAAAAGTGGTAAGGGAGGACGTCCCAGTCGGTTGTACTCACTGTCTGAACAGGTTGTGAGTCTGCAATTCCCTCCTCGTGATTATCAGCTGTTGGCCGATATCGCGATTGAAAGCCTGCTCTCGCTCGGCGAAGCTGGCGAAGCCGCTCTAATTAAAATGGGACATCGCATTGGAACAGAGATGGCAAAACGGGCGGTTGTCCAAAGCGGAATCAATCTAGAAATAGCCTCTATGGAAGAAAAATTGGACCTGGTCCATCGGATTGTCGTGGCTCAGGGATTGAAACCAGACATCGAAGCAATGGACGAAGGAAAGCTGCGTTTTCGCGTAAATAATTGCACCTTCTCTGACAGCGCCCAAAAATATCCGAATGCCGTATGCCAGATGCACAACGCTCTGTTGATGGGAATATTCGAAACGTACTTGGGGAACATTGAATTACGTGAGGATGATTCCAAAATTCGCGGATGCCAATCCTGCAACTATACGGTGATTCAGTATTAG
- a CDS encoding Spx/MgsR family RNA polymerase-binding regulatory protein: MAVAERTQTQKLTFFTYPSCTSCRKAKAWLAENGVNYEERHLFKNPPTAEELLDIIKMTSNGLDEILSMRSQRFKNLDVDVNDMSVKELLEMLSEEPQLLKRPILTDGENLIVGFNSSAMKNLLS; the protein is encoded by the coding sequence ATGGCCGTTGCTGAACGTACACAAACACAAAAATTAACGTTTTTCACTTATCCTAGCTGCACATCCTGTCGCAAAGCGAAGGCATGGCTGGCAGAAAACGGAGTGAATTACGAAGAGCGTCACTTGTTCAAAAATCCACCGACAGCGGAAGAACTGTTGGATATTATCAAAATGACTTCAAATGGATTGGATGAGATCCTGTCGATGAGAAGTCAGCGTTTTAAAAACCTGGATGTCGATGTTAATGATATGTCTGTGAAGGAACTGCTCGAAATGCTTAGTGAAGAGCCTCAGCTTTTGAAGCGTCCGATCCTGACTGACGGTGAAAACCTGATCGTCGGATTCAATTCTTCCGCCATGAAAAATCTGCTGTCCTAA
- a CDS encoding enoyl-CoA hydratase/isomerase family protein — protein sequence METLLLQKQDGIVTITLNRQHVHNAISVELVDELHQVLRDCQADPEVKVLIVTGTGRSFVSGGDLNQFIAARGFEQAHPLLSKVTGLLSAIDQYSKPVIAMINGAAVGGGCEFAGACHFRFASDRATFGFVQISMHITTGWGGGSRVLDLLPESKALALLLTGDRLRAEEAKSYGFVDEVYTEEKLHEEVYRFARKIAAQPLTGIEAYMKVLQWKRMGIPQEERIRREVSQCAHLWGSPEHVTVVESFLTKRPTS from the coding sequence ATGGAGACCTTGCTTTTGCAAAAACAGGACGGTATCGTAACGATCACATTAAATCGGCAGCATGTACATAATGCGATCAGCGTGGAGCTGGTTGACGAACTGCATCAGGTCTTACGAGATTGCCAAGCCGATCCTGAGGTAAAGGTTCTGATTGTGACGGGGACAGGCAGAAGCTTTGTTTCCGGAGGCGATCTGAATCAGTTTATTGCAGCGCGCGGTTTTGAACAGGCGCATCCTTTGCTCAGTAAAGTAACAGGGCTTTTGTCCGCCATTGATCAGTATTCGAAACCGGTGATTGCCATGATTAACGGTGCAGCGGTCGGAGGTGGCTGTGAGTTTGCGGGCGCGTGTCATTTTCGTTTTGCCAGTGACCGGGCGACCTTCGGGTTTGTACAAATCAGCATGCATATTACGACAGGCTGGGGTGGAGGAAGTCGGGTGTTGGACTTGCTGCCAGAGTCAAAAGCACTCGCTCTCCTGTTGACTGGTGACAGATTGCGTGCAGAGGAAGCCAAGTCCTACGGCTTTGTTGACGAGGTATATACAGAAGAGAAGCTGCATGAGGAAGTATATCGTTTTGCTCGAAAAATCGCTGCCCAGCCGCTAACTGGCATTGAGGCGTACATGAAGGTTTTGCAGTGGAAGCGTATGGGCATTCCACAAGAAGAACGAATCCGGCGCGAAGTGAGTCAATGTGCGCATCTTTGGGGTAGCCCTGAACACGTCACCGTAGTGGAAAGCTTCCTGACAAAGCGCCCCACGTCCTGA